A window of the Brachyhypopomus gauderio isolate BG-103 chromosome 14, BGAUD_0.2, whole genome shotgun sequence genome harbors these coding sequences:
- the dthd1 gene encoding death domain-containing protein 1 isoform X1, with the protein MAVEREGVSWPTLGLPDSTSTSSSAPAVCYLTVPPHLTKLVTCKLVEGLSSLMVSGSEELVSSVLSVEIPSGAKCPFPLTIALPFRAYYCSSYREITVKAVDRERRVSYITPAATEGIYGGHRGSFAVVRVYSLGVFAVLSRLQKEMFTIPKRGLSLKLCVDPRICLDYQPGSFTTPAIAQVTVQPVDVMSTLKCRNDSYLSVLSTSPMLYLNHPSTLSPQRPLTLTLPCPPNPDKRTGEENTHLSSLSLTSNNLSPHRVSVLNASVKSSSDASKEQLEVLGCRGEQWNVLDKVSVRNLQNGLVSFELVENYERLIVLRLLSSTRPPCCMSSFVEELEESVRTCAVTIVLQTGREDPGSVALTALPSRELSCGLVELQAQDYWGRPEPSAEISMREGEQLLLRFSGNIISTGDQHTHTITFHSQRRNKLRLRLVELDPFGNHSSPHYRGTAVLFRVTRDQLVWSGDRAVVSDHYCLEEPVCKLSLTLPKTVRTVPRPLITKVLQHDRTEPLRDELLAWLSGELCEEDSALLARCLRLRRSAVQLARIRAPGSLARQTYHMLAAWRRALPSSAEKRPLLARCLGRIGRPELAEELLRRGPAVDEDEWRGVRERVAAEGSEGAHLGTRPSIT; encoded by the exons ATggcggtggagagggagggtgtgAGTTGGCCCACACTAGG TTTACCAGATTCCACCAGCACGAGCTCCAGTGCTCCTGCGGTGTGCTACCTAACCGTCCCGCCGCACCTCACGAAGCTGGTCACCTGTAAGCTGGTGGAAGGTCTCAGCTCCCTCATGGTGTCCGGATCAGAGGAGCTCGTGAGCAGCGTCCTCAGCGTTGAGATTCCCAGTGGCGCCAAGTGTCCCTTCCCGCTTACCATAGCCTTGCCTTTTCGGGCCTACTATTGTAGCAGCTACCGTGAGATCACAGTGAAGGCGGTGGACCGAGAACGGCGGGTCAGCTACATCACACCCGCCGCCACGGAGGGCATCTACGGAGGTCACAGG GGATCTTTTGCGGTGGTGCGGGTGTACAGCTTGGGTGTATTCGCGGTCCTCTCTCGTTTGCAGAAAGAGATGTTCACCATCCCAAAGAGAGGTCTGTCCCTCAAACTTTGCGTGGATCCCAGGATATGCCTGGACTACCAGCCTGGATCTTTCACCACACCGGCGATCGCCCAAGTTACG GTGCAGCCGGTTGATGTGATGTCCACACTGAAGTGCAGGAATGATTCGTACCTCTCCGTCCTCTCCACCAGCCCCATGCTTTACCTGAATCACCCTTCAACCCTAAGCCCCCAACGACCTTTGACCCTGACTCTGCCCTGTCCCCCTAACCCTGAcaagaggacaggagaggagaataCTCACCTGAGCAGCTTGTCTCTTACGTCCAACAACCTCTCGCCCCATCGGGTCAG TGTTTTGAATGCTTCAGTGAAGTCATCCAGTGATGCATCTAAAGAGCAGCTGGAGGTACTAGGCTGCAGAGGTGAGCAGTGGAATGTTCTCGATAAAGTCAGCGTGAGGAACCTGCAAAATGGCCTGGTCTCCTTTGAGCTTGTGGAGAACTATGAACG tctgaTCGTCCTTCGTCTGCTCTCCTCCACAAGACCTCCCTGCTGCATGTCTTCCTTCGTTGAAGAGCTGGAGGAGTCAGTGAGGACGTGTGCGGTCACCATAGTCCTCCAAACCGGGCGGGAGGACCCAGGCAGCGTGGCACTGACTGCCTTGCCCAGCAGAGAGCTGAGCTGCGGGCTGGTGGAGCTGCAGGCCCAGGACTACTGGGGCCGTCCGGAGCCGTCTGCAGAGATCTCCATGAGGGAAGGCGAGCAGCTCCTGCTCAGGTTCAGCGGGAACATCATCAGCACAG gagaccaGCACACTCACACCATCACGTTTCACAGCCAGAGGAGGAATAAGCTCCGTCTCCGGCTGGTGGAGCTGGATCCCTTTGGAAACCACAGCTCGCCTCATTACAGAGGCACAGCCGTCCTCTTCAGGGTCACCCGGGATCAGCTGGTGTGGAGTGGAGACAGAGCCGTCGTCTCTGACCACTACTGCTTGGAGGAACCCGTCTGCAAGCTGTCGCTCACGCTTCCAAAG ACTGTGAGAACTGTGCCACGTCCATTGATTACAAAAGTCTTACAGCATGATCGGACAG AACCACTCCGTGATGAGCTGTTAGCCTGGCTCTCTGGTGAGCTGTGTGAGGAGGACAGCGCCCTGCTGGCCAGGTGCCTACGTCTTCGCCGCTCGGCTGTCCAACTGGCACGCATCCGGGCCCCGGGCAGCCTCGCCCGGCAGACCTATCACATGCTGGCTGCCTGGCGCCGGGCCCTGCCCTCATCTGCTGAGAAGCGGCCCTTGCTTGCCCGCTGCCTGGGCCGCATCGGAAGGCCAGAGCTGGCCGAGGAGCTGCTGAGAAGAGGCCCAGCAGTGGATGAGGACGAGTGgagaggtgtgagagagagagtggcagCTGAGGGCAGTGAAGGGGCACATCTCGGTACACGGCCCTCCATTACATGA
- the LOC143475477 gene encoding breast cancer anti-estrogen resistance protein 1-like, with protein VPISVSQTVLAKALFDNAAESPEELAFRKGDILMVLEQEQEGGPGWWLCSLHGRQGIAPANRLRLLQTAPAPAPVLGPETRRAPSVDSVYLSPGHQTRTNGLCVEDSDGVYLSPPSLGDGVYQSPGPAAPGRQGELRQAEARRPRSHSSSGPRLRPDWPEVGSEGRPRSPSLRGRGGEAGSAYQTPASPVPLAARFRSQGALVSESVYLSPSTMVRPVGEAAGEAAYLSPRETGVSGHPDVCYLVPRPAAAALPGEDVYQSPVSGAPGAGQCAPVTVARLQDTAAVSQAKTGPESMGIFQTASGPGRTPQTERKLPSGPAVVQPTPAQSLKQAPVTTRVCPRPQGPCATPPMGREKISQAAARGSPLLVRARKPGVPGSPNFARKPPPPAPPVRSVTQKDLTPPMTTSPGMKPALQENPVSPQAKRVQEHQRQTNKEGEEREEREERSKEAEMAMSVTEKECAENGNLDDQVYDTPPTNRWQHPDPVASVEEDESIYNTPRAVPLHTDEQSEIYDVPTNALNPASDFQQETYNVPAPLVVSGEVEEDVYSIPSLPGLPLEPGEIAGSVGEAGGNPEVYFVPSPGKSESVSEDVSEVDGGIYDMPAITLDVPTRRLSVSSTGSGDVQWKSSLSALIQSALSAASVATTPSRDLATLLAEIVSVWKANQVGDVPPPLQQIWSRLADLLPALSVCGSAPPADSLLSMVRRALEDSASLLQSQSRPRLPSQESLSRRPLPALPVAEVKPMAGGMGSRKGSWIQERPLPPPPPVAFPLPPAPASLPSAAQVAEDEEHGNEYAGIGLTPATPPSYPAGDSVGYVKLQGKPELCPDSLTENGTSQVISTNDARTSPSPPLPMSLSLEDSELLSFYSSQSLSHLSCLADAIDSLFTSVQGNQPPRIFVSRGKSLIVTAHKLVFIGDTLARLLSSSDLRAKVTTSSGHLCQALKAVVVATKGAAQNYPSVPATQEMVDRVADLSQQAAGFSGLLQRLAEIS; from the exons gttcccatctctgtctctcagacGGTGCTAGCGAAGGCTCTGTTTGACAACGCTGCCGAGAGTCCGGAGGAGCTGGCCTTCCGTAAGGGCGACATCCTGATGGTTCTGGAACAGGAGCAGGAAGgtggacctggatggtggcTCTGCTCTCTTCACGGGCGCCAGGGTATCGCCCCTGCCAACCGCCTACGCCTCCTGCAGACCGCGCCGGCCCCGGCCCCCGTCCTGGGCCCTGAGACCCGCCGGGCTCCGAGCGTGGATTCGGTTTATCTTTCGCCTGGGCACCAGACACGCACCAACGGGCTGTGTGTGGAAGACTCGGATGGGGTGTATCTGTCTCCTCCGAGTTTGGGGGATGGAGTGTACCAGAGCCCTGGGCCAGCAGCCCCGGGCAGGCAGGGGGAGCTCCGGCAGGCTGAGGCCAGGCGCCCACGCTCCCACTCCAGCTCGGGCCCCAGACTGCGACCCGATTGGCCGGAGGTGGGGTCGGAGGGGCGCCCGAGGTCACCCTCTCTCAGAGGCCGTGGAGGAGAAGCGGGCTCGGCCTACCAGACCCCTGCCTCTCCTGTGCCTCTAGCAGCACGGTTCAGATCTCAGGGTGCTTTAGTCTCAGAATCAGTGTACCTGTCTCCCAGTACGATGGTTAGACCGGTAGGGGAGGCAGCTGGAGAGGCTGCGTATCTCAGCCCGAGAGAAACGGGCGTCTCGGGACACCCAGACGTCTGCTACCTGGTTCCTCGGCCAGCTGCGGCGGCATTACCAGGTGAGGACGTATATCAGAGCCCAGTGAGCGGTGCCCCAGGTGCGGGACAGTGTGCTCCAGTGACTGTTGCTCGGCTTCAGGACACGGCCGCCGTCAGCCAAGCCAAAACGGGACCGGAAAGCATGGGGATTTTCCAGACCGCATCGGGACCAGGCAGGACTCCTCAAACGGAGCGCAAACTACCCTCTGGACCTGCAGTGGTACAGCCCACCCCAGCACAAAGTCTAAAACAGGCACCTGTCACTACCAGGGTGTGTCCTAGACCCCAGGGTCCCTGTGCCACCCCTCCCATGGGGCGGGAGAAGATCTCCCAGGCCGCAGCGAGGGGTTCCCCTCTTCTTGTGCGGGCGAGGAAGCCTGGGGTGCCGGGGTCACCGAACTTTGCCCGTAAGCCCCCACCACCCGCGCCCCCAGTTAGAAGTGTGACCCAGAAGGATTTAACCCCACCCATGACAACGTCGCCGGGCATGAAACCCGCTCTTCAGGAAAACCCTGTATCCCCACAGGCCAAGCGAGTGCAGGAGCATCAACGACAGACAAATaaagagggggaagagagggaagagagggaagagaggagtaaggaggcagagatggcGATGAGTGTTACTGAAAAGGAATGTGCAGAGAATGGAAACTTAGATGATCAG GTGTATGATACTCCCCCTACCAACAGATGGCAGCACCCAGATCCTGTGGCATCTGTTGAGGAGGATGAGAGTATCTATAACACCCCACGTGCTGTCCCCTTACACACTGACGAGCAGTCAGAG ATTTATGATGTTCCCACGAACGCATTAAATCCAGCCTCAGACTTCCAGCAGGAAACATACAATGTCCCAGCACCCCTTGTGGTGAGTGGAGAAGTAGAAGAAGATGTCTACAGCATTCCCAGTCTTCCTGGTCTTCCCTTGGAACCTGGCGAGATAGCTGGATCCGTGGGGGAAGCAGGAGGAAATCCTGAGGTTTACTTCGTCCCAAGTCCTGGAAAGTCTGAATCAGTGTCCGAGGACGTCTCAGAAGTTGATGGTGGCATCTACGACATGCCCGCAATCACCCTGGATGTCCCCACCCGCCGCCTATCTGTGTCCAGCACTGGCTCTGGTGACGTCCAATGGAAAAGTTCCCTCTCAGCCCTCATCCAATCAGCACTGAGTGCTGCTTCAGTCGCCACTACCCCTTCCAGGGACCTGGCCACATTGCTGGCTGAGATAGTGTCTGTCTGGAAGGCGAACCAGGTTGGCGATGTCCCGCCCCCACTTCAGCAGATCTGGTCTAGGCTTGCGGACCTTCTCCCCGCCCTCTCGGTttgtggctccgcccctccgGCCGACAGCCTGCTCTCTATGGTCCGCCGAGCTCTggaggactccgcctccctcCTGCAGAGTCAGAGCAGGCCCCGCCTCCCCTCCCAGGAGTCTCTGTCGCGGAGGCCCCTTCCTGCCCTGCCGGTGGCCGAAGTCAAACCCATGGCGGGAGGGATGGGGTCGCGCAAGGGCAGTTGGATCCAGGAGCGGCCcctgccccctcccccgcccgTGGCCTTCCCGTTGCCCCCGGCGCCAGCCTCTCTGCCCTCCGCTGCACAGGTGGCCGAGGACGAGGAGCACGGGAACGAGTACGCGGGCATCGGGCTGACCCCTGCGACTCCGCCCTCGTACCCTGCAGGGGACAGCGTAGGATACGTCAAGCTGCAG GGAAAACCTGAGCTGTGTCCTGACTCACTCACAGAGAATGGCACGTCACAGGTTATCTCCACCAATGACGCAAGA ACgagtccctctcctcctctgcccATGTCCCTGTCTCTGGAGGACTCCGAGCTTCTCTCCTTTTACTCGTCCCAAAGCCTCTCGCATCTCTCCTGCCTGGCTGATGCCATCGACTCGCTGTTCACCAGCGTTCAGGGGAACCAGCCGCCGCGGATTTTTGTTTCCAGGGGGAAGAGTCTCATCGTGACCGCACACAAGCTGGTGTTCATTGGCGACACCCTCGCTCGCCTCCTCAGTTCTTCTGACCTCAGGGCGAAG GTCACCACCTCCAGCGGACATCTCTGTCAGGCGCTTAAAGCCGTTGTTGTGGCAACCAAAGGGGCTGCTCAGAATTACCCATCAGTGCCAGCTACACAGGAAATGGTGGACAGAGTAGCTGACCTATCACAGCAAGCGGCTGGCTTCTCTGGGCTCCTTCAGCGACTAGCAGAGATTTCTTGA
- the dthd1 gene encoding death domain-containing protein 1 isoform X2, with product MAVEREGVSWPTLGLPDSTSTSSSAPAVCYLTVPPHLTKLVTCKLVEGLSSLMVSGSEELVSSVLSVEIPSGAKCPFPLTIALPFRAYYCSSYREITVKAVDRERRVSYITPAATEGIYGGHRGSFAVVRVYSLGVFAVLSRLQKEMFTIPKRGLSLKLCVDPRICLDYQPGSFTTPAIAQVQPVDVMSTLKCRNDSYLSVLSTSPMLYLNHPSTLSPQRPLTLTLPCPPNPDKRTGEENTHLSSLSLTSNNLSPHRVSVLNASVKSSSDASKEQLEVLGCRGEQWNVLDKVSVRNLQNGLVSFELVENYERLIVLRLLSSTRPPCCMSSFVEELEESVRTCAVTIVLQTGREDPGSVALTALPSRELSCGLVELQAQDYWGRPEPSAEISMREGEQLLLRFSGNIISTGDQHTHTITFHSQRRNKLRLRLVELDPFGNHSSPHYRGTAVLFRVTRDQLVWSGDRAVVSDHYCLEEPVCKLSLTLPKTVRTVPRPLITKVLQHDRTEPLRDELLAWLSGELCEEDSALLARCLRLRRSAVQLARIRAPGSLARQTYHMLAAWRRALPSSAEKRPLLARCLGRIGRPELAEELLRRGPAVDEDEWRGVRERVAAEGSEGAHLGTRPSIT from the exons ATggcggtggagagggagggtgtgAGTTGGCCCACACTAGG TTTACCAGATTCCACCAGCACGAGCTCCAGTGCTCCTGCGGTGTGCTACCTAACCGTCCCGCCGCACCTCACGAAGCTGGTCACCTGTAAGCTGGTGGAAGGTCTCAGCTCCCTCATGGTGTCCGGATCAGAGGAGCTCGTGAGCAGCGTCCTCAGCGTTGAGATTCCCAGTGGCGCCAAGTGTCCCTTCCCGCTTACCATAGCCTTGCCTTTTCGGGCCTACTATTGTAGCAGCTACCGTGAGATCACAGTGAAGGCGGTGGACCGAGAACGGCGGGTCAGCTACATCACACCCGCCGCCACGGAGGGCATCTACGGAGGTCACAGG GGATCTTTTGCGGTGGTGCGGGTGTACAGCTTGGGTGTATTCGCGGTCCTCTCTCGTTTGCAGAAAGAGATGTTCACCATCCCAAAGAGAGGTCTGTCCCTCAAACTTTGCGTGGATCCCAGGATATGCCTGGACTACCAGCCTGGATCTTTCACCACACCGGCGATCGCCCAA GTGCAGCCGGTTGATGTGATGTCCACACTGAAGTGCAGGAATGATTCGTACCTCTCCGTCCTCTCCACCAGCCCCATGCTTTACCTGAATCACCCTTCAACCCTAAGCCCCCAACGACCTTTGACCCTGACTCTGCCCTGTCCCCCTAACCCTGAcaagaggacaggagaggagaataCTCACCTGAGCAGCTTGTCTCTTACGTCCAACAACCTCTCGCCCCATCGGGTCAG TGTTTTGAATGCTTCAGTGAAGTCATCCAGTGATGCATCTAAAGAGCAGCTGGAGGTACTAGGCTGCAGAGGTGAGCAGTGGAATGTTCTCGATAAAGTCAGCGTGAGGAACCTGCAAAATGGCCTGGTCTCCTTTGAGCTTGTGGAGAACTATGAACG tctgaTCGTCCTTCGTCTGCTCTCCTCCACAAGACCTCCCTGCTGCATGTCTTCCTTCGTTGAAGAGCTGGAGGAGTCAGTGAGGACGTGTGCGGTCACCATAGTCCTCCAAACCGGGCGGGAGGACCCAGGCAGCGTGGCACTGACTGCCTTGCCCAGCAGAGAGCTGAGCTGCGGGCTGGTGGAGCTGCAGGCCCAGGACTACTGGGGCCGTCCGGAGCCGTCTGCAGAGATCTCCATGAGGGAAGGCGAGCAGCTCCTGCTCAGGTTCAGCGGGAACATCATCAGCACAG gagaccaGCACACTCACACCATCACGTTTCACAGCCAGAGGAGGAATAAGCTCCGTCTCCGGCTGGTGGAGCTGGATCCCTTTGGAAACCACAGCTCGCCTCATTACAGAGGCACAGCCGTCCTCTTCAGGGTCACCCGGGATCAGCTGGTGTGGAGTGGAGACAGAGCCGTCGTCTCTGACCACTACTGCTTGGAGGAACCCGTCTGCAAGCTGTCGCTCACGCTTCCAAAG ACTGTGAGAACTGTGCCACGTCCATTGATTACAAAAGTCTTACAGCATGATCGGACAG AACCACTCCGTGATGAGCTGTTAGCCTGGCTCTCTGGTGAGCTGTGTGAGGAGGACAGCGCCCTGCTGGCCAGGTGCCTACGTCTTCGCCGCTCGGCTGTCCAACTGGCACGCATCCGGGCCCCGGGCAGCCTCGCCCGGCAGACCTATCACATGCTGGCTGCCTGGCGCCGGGCCCTGCCCTCATCTGCTGAGAAGCGGCCCTTGCTTGCCCGCTGCCTGGGCCGCATCGGAAGGCCAGAGCTGGCCGAGGAGCTGCTGAGAAGAGGCCCAGCAGTGGATGAGGACGAGTGgagaggtgtgagagagagagtggcagCTGAGGGCAGTGAAGGGGCACATCTCGGTACACGGCCCTCCATTACATGA